The genomic segment AAACGGCCACCGACCGCCCCGACGCCAGGAACAACGCCGTCCAGCTCGCCCCGATCACTCCCGCGCCCAGCACGGCGCATTGCGTCATATCATTCATTCAGAACATCCCCGGATTGAGGGGGGAGGCCGCGGTCATCCCCCCGTCGATCGTAAACAACTGCCCGCTGGCGAACCCCGCCGCGTCCGAGGCGAGCCACACCGCCATCGCGGCAATATCGCCGGGCTCCCCGAACCGCCGCACCGGATGCCGCGCAATCGCGTCCCGCCTTGCCGCCTTCGGATCATCCGCAAGGTCGAACCCCGCCTCCAGCATCCCCGTATTGATCCACCCCGGACAGATCGCGTTGCACCGAATTCTCGGCCCATGATCCACCGCGATCGACCGTGTCAACCCATGCACGAAAGCCTTCGACGCATTGTAAAGCGCCATCGACGGATCGGCCTGATGCCCCGAAATCGACCCGATATTGATAATCGATCCCCCCTCCCGCATCACCGGAATCGCCGCCCGGCAGAGATTGAACACTCCTCGGCAATTCGCCCCGATCACGAGATCCCAATCCGCATCCGTGC from the Roseovarius indicus genome contains:
- a CDS encoding SDR family NAD(P)-dependent oxidoreductase, which gives rise to MRLEGKRALVTGGRQGIGRAIVEAFLREGAEVVTCGRGGDPGDLPEGCGWVQADVSDPAQAAALVEACGALDVLVNNAGVQVEKTVVDSTDADWDLVIGANCRGVFNLCRAAIPVMREGGSIINIGSISGHQADPSMALYNASKAFVHGLTRSIAVDHGPRIRCNAICPGWINTGMLEAGFDLADDPKAARRDAIARHPVRRFGEPGDIAAMAVWLASDAAGFASGQLFTIDGGMTAASPLNPGMF